One window of Bacillus sp. THAF10 genomic DNA carries:
- a CDS encoding type II secretion system protein, which translates to MRRLGEWRNEDGVTLLELLAVIVISGIILSTIYGVFITGINLYKKIGIESQLKEEADYIVANVLNEFYAFSPDDVVFDDNQDELSLFKKTELQLNNKDFIASSEKESAEIEKVMLQLVDNQTGKDLFLTTTSLIGEEREETTTQVNNDKYHIKAVKDQAGEDLPIFDFQCTTMEKSMCKGGIITFQFSLSHEIYSQETNRLYVEPIEFYSKFGY; encoded by the coding sequence ATGAGACGATTAGGTGAGTGGAGAAATGAAGATGGCGTAACGTTATTAGAACTTCTTGCCGTTATCGTTATTAGCGGTATTATTCTTAGCACTATTTACGGAGTTTTTATTACCGGAATTAATCTATATAAAAAAATCGGCATTGAAAGTCAACTGAAAGAAGAAGCAGATTATATTGTTGCCAATGTACTGAATGAATTTTATGCTTTTTCCCCAGATGATGTAGTGTTTGATGATAATCAAGACGAACTTTCCCTTTTCAAAAAAACGGAACTTCAATTAAACAATAAGGATTTTATTGCTTCTTCAGAAAAAGAAAGTGCTGAAATTGAAAAGGTTATGCTTCAATTAGTAGACAATCAGACGGGAAAGGATTTGTTTCTTACCACTACCTCTTTAATAGGAGAGGAAAGGGAAGAAACGACTACCCAAGTAAATAATGATAAATACCATATCAAAGCGGTTAAGGATCAAGCTGGTGAAGATTTGCCTATTTTTGATTTCCAGTGTACTACGATGGAAAAATCGATGTGTAAAGGCGGCATTATCACCTTTCAGTTCAGCCTTTCCCATGAAATTTATAGTCAAGAGACAAATAGGTTGTATGTAGAACCTATCGAATTTTATAGCAAGTTTGGATATTAA
- a CDS encoding VWA domain-containing protein, with protein sequence MKYIIHVTVCLLIVQLLSSAISPNSVAATTPTNNDQLSLNLNKVEPARKELILQKEGSQNVARTSLNFELFREGMLLENPRKPLDVVFVFDKSASMNVSLQKNISRLQKAKEAMQTAATVFTAANSDRINKDRFGLVEFNSKETVRKFNGKDLTSDINQISEVVKTITAPEGTTLSGTNYSSSLQAAEQLLKKHKDSSREQVIIFLTDGEPTVLYTKEKPLGNYEKVNWCFWGYCDTDPYNYELIKNYKDTTDTEFIIYSNGSYRINPNTFYHDGNKIRFASDAKVYVENHAQAVAANITKKESGIILYPVGFGEASINYLDKLASKTSNGESMAIEAGGTDLNQVFEALVNEIDTPSLNNVGIEIKIPNNVSVEEAPGVKVETRGGQTYAIVTPSNGRVQYSVGEGPGLVSVPNLPLKFSAKGDYFFKVKWKYTDIKGNPVTKDYSQEVKVSVQDQVAPSFELNMSLSSEAPRSNDIIRLQKSNVKNENFDSFIVDYTIKPYGKLANGSKGSLKNIKLKQKLPAGLKADLKTGMVENQLDDGSTEIIYNIDAIQYNVVNGKMEFSKETERLSFTVKGIHSIHAQPLPDPIITFVDNNSNDKTAAVTNRPIEKVEMVIKLVDSDMNPVVEYRGNHAGNISKYNKGTGQLLASITLRDDNNETFINPIFSMEFGDGKKHITITYANGTTREFPLTPKLGVRLKDSGNKLSIGDNGEYTFNQKAEVFFDKVVPGYDTQSQYEVRFKKPGTLLYSQWQTINPTEYQYLVEEYGKTLVQVRADGGFIRASFDEVVTLNYNGVSGFSLLYQDEMYVGETQQIESIFDGLSGLIDLRMIWSSLDSQIASVDSSGVVTAKKPGVVTISAALAGQGLTKLATIKVVDIPDYTLEFKKPLYTTKVDQPLNLQGQVRINPPHLNGRFQVEVVWQSSDPSIFAIEQNGHGRGVSKGVVMVTVTSTEDSSISASTIVMVEEKDAGGNNPSKDFRW encoded by the coding sequence TTGAAATATATTATACATGTTACCGTCTGCTTACTGATAGTGCAGTTGCTTTCTTCAGCAATCTCTCCAAATTCAGTTGCAGCGACCACTCCAACCAACAACGACCAACTCTCATTGAATTTAAATAAAGTGGAACCTGCAAGAAAAGAATTAATCCTTCAAAAAGAGGGAAGTCAGAACGTTGCAAGAACTTCCTTGAACTTTGAACTTTTTCGTGAAGGGATGTTGCTTGAAAATCCAAGGAAACCATTAGATGTTGTGTTTGTTTTTGATAAGTCGGCTTCCATGAATGTTTCATTGCAAAAGAATATTTCACGATTACAAAAAGCTAAGGAAGCAATGCAAACTGCCGCCACTGTATTCACTGCTGCTAACTCAGACAGAATCAATAAAGATAGATTTGGCTTAGTCGAATTCAATAGTAAAGAAACAGTCAGGAAGTTCAATGGAAAAGATCTCACTTCAGATATCAACCAAATTAGTGAGGTTGTAAAAACCATTACGGCTCCAGAGGGTACAACGCTAAGTGGTACTAATTATAGCTCCTCTCTCCAAGCAGCAGAGCAACTTCTTAAAAAGCATAAAGATAGCTCTAGGGAACAGGTGATTATCTTTCTAACTGACGGTGAACCGACAGTTTTGTACACGAAGGAAAAACCACTGGGAAACTATGAAAAAGTTAATTGGTGCTTTTGGGGATACTGTGATACCGATCCCTATAATTATGAATTAATAAAAAATTATAAAGACACAACGGATACAGAATTTATCATCTATTCAAATGGATCGTACCGTATTAACCCTAACACCTTTTATCATGATGGAAATAAAATTAGGTTTGCAAGCGACGCAAAGGTTTATGTAGAAAATCATGCACAAGCGGTTGCAGCAAACATTACAAAAAAGGAAAGTGGAATCATTCTCTATCCTGTTGGATTCGGGGAAGCAAGCATTAATTACTTGGATAAGTTGGCTAGCAAAACAAGTAATGGTGAATCCATGGCTATTGAAGCAGGAGGCACGGATCTAAATCAAGTTTTTGAAGCATTAGTGAATGAAATTGATACACCTTCTTTAAATAATGTTGGGATAGAAATCAAAATACCAAACAATGTTTCAGTTGAAGAAGCTCCAGGAGTAAAAGTGGAAACTCGGGGTGGACAAACATATGCCATTGTTACTCCATCTAACGGTCGTGTTCAGTATAGTGTAGGAGAGGGGCCGGGCTTGGTATCTGTTCCAAATCTTCCTTTAAAATTCAGTGCCAAGGGTGATTACTTTTTTAAAGTGAAGTGGAAATATACTGATATAAAAGGCAATCCTGTTACAAAAGATTATTCTCAGGAAGTAAAAGTTTCTGTACAAGATCAAGTTGCTCCTTCCTTTGAATTAAATATGAGTTTATCAAGTGAAGCTCCAAGAAGTAATGACATTATTAGATTGCAAAAATCAAATGTGAAGAATGAAAACTTTGATAGCTTTATAGTAGATTACACCATCAAGCCTTATGGGAAGCTTGCAAACGGGAGCAAAGGTTCCTTGAAAAATATCAAACTTAAGCAGAAATTACCTGCTGGTTTAAAAGCAGACCTAAAAACAGGAATGGTTGAAAATCAATTGGATGACGGCTCAACAGAAATAATCTACAATATTGACGCAATTCAATACAATGTTGTTAATGGAAAAATGGAGTTTTCAAAAGAAACGGAAAGACTGTCTTTTACCGTTAAAGGAATTCACAGTATTCATGCACAACCTTTACCAGATCCAATTATCACCTTTGTAGATAATAATAGTAATGATAAAACGGCTGCGGTTACTAACAGACCAATAGAAAAAGTAGAAATGGTGATTAAGCTAGTAGATTCGGATATGAACCCGGTGGTAGAGTACCGAGGTAACCATGCTGGGAATATTAGTAAATATAATAAAGGTACCGGTCAATTACTGGCTTCCATTACGCTTCGTGATGATAATAATGAGACCTTTATTAACCCTATTTTTTCCATGGAGTTTGGAGATGGGAAAAAGCATATTACGATAACATATGCTAATGGTACGACAAGAGAGTTCCCGTTAACCCCTAAATTAGGTGTGAGATTGAAAGACTCTGGTAATAAACTATCTATTGGAGATAACGGAGAGTATACATTTAACCAAAAAGCAGAAGTGTTTTTTGACAAAGTAGTGCCAGGGTATGATACTCAAAGCCAATATGAAGTTCGCTTTAAAAAACCAGGGACATTACTTTATTCTCAATGGCAAACGATAAACCCTACGGAGTATCAATATCTTGTAGAAGAATATGGTAAAACACTCGTTCAGGTTCGAGCAGATGGAGGATTTATCAGAGCCTCATTTGATGAAGTGGTCACCCTTAATTACAATGGAGTGAGCGGTTTTTCTCTTCTTTATCAAGATGAAATGTATGTAGGAGAAACACAACAAATAGAAAGTATCTTTGATGGTCTTTCGGGATTGATTGATTTACGTATGATTTGGAGCTCTTTAGATTCTCAAATAGCGTCAGTAGACTCATCTGGAGTCGTTACGGCAAAAAAACCAGGTGTGGTGACCATTTCTGCTGCACTAGCTGGTCAGGGATTAACGAAGCTAGCTACCATCAAAGTGGTAGACATTCCAGACTATACGCTTGAATTTAAAAAGCCACTTTATACTACCAAGGTAGATCAACCTTTGAACCTTCAAGGTCAAGTACGGATTAATCCTCCACATCTTAACGGAAGATTTCAAGTGGAGGTTGTATGGCAATCGAGTGACCCTTCCATCTTTGCAATTGAACAAAATGGACATGGTAGGGGTGTTTCTAAAGGTGTTGTCATGGTGACTGTCACATCCACAGAAGACAGCTCCATAAGTGCCTCCACCATCGTTATGGTGGAAGAGAAAGATGCTGGCGGAAACAATCCTTCAAAAGACTTTAGATGGTAA
- a CDS encoding sigma-70 family RNA polymerase sigma factor, which yields MKQSIDDIYEAHMQDIFRYLLSLCREHHLAEDLVQETFLRAYLYLENYRGDDVKPWLFRIAHNAFIDHYRKHKRTIVKEQGFFHRLFGKGPSTEHSVIIQSEVAEIMEFIHTLSEQQSQALLLYDYHSLSYKEAAEALGVSETYFKVLLFRARKKVREAKGKETEEDEE from the coding sequence ATGAAACAATCTATTGATGATATTTATGAAGCACATATGCAGGATATTTTTCGTTACCTTCTTTCTTTGTGCCGTGAGCACCATCTTGCTGAAGACCTTGTCCAAGAAACATTCTTGCGAGCCTATTTATACCTTGAGAACTATCGTGGTGATGATGTGAAACCTTGGTTATTCCGAATAGCGCACAACGCGTTTATTGATCATTATCGAAAACATAAACGTACCATTGTAAAAGAACAAGGCTTCTTCCACCGTCTTTTCGGTAAAGGGCCTAGCACTGAACATAGCGTGATCATTCAATCAGAAGTTGCAGAAATCATGGAATTCATACATACCCTCAGCGAGCAGCAATCACAAGCCTTGCTTTTATATGATTACCATTCTCTTAGCTACAAAGAAGCCGCAGAGGCACTTGGTGTTTCAGAAACCTATTTTAAAGTACTGCTCTTTCGTGCCCGAAAAAAAGTAAGGGAAGCAAAAGGAAAGGAGACAGAAGAAGATGAAGAATGA
- a CDS encoding anti-sigma factor, protein MKNDFKEKLEKFDRGDMSEEEKQEFEKELEKQEASWFEPSLTKKRQKKILRAGKWKARISTALTAIPLLLLVLMISSFLTNFYYYGFSTGLSEKYNRSQRLSDVVVYSALITDPYAEKYPSDTKVGMFFNMDVKRDLKKIVGKESFVTGQMNVNFLFSKMGIANKSYFGKEDNLPEFRHPSWLSENETNSDNEWERLDKLPEGTVTTAFVSFKQLMSTDDVFEAFTEKDMDLLWFPVHTPQAENMDFAVFNIGFPNYPLFHHDDWSLESRTEERSLFGSSVSETRSAPNYVEGDTEMLHEHFIKTIDFLKDYQKEFNELQVIHGFQQLEEIASYLNENNITHHGVVLTGPTKKVLALKEEAFVSSIIIDEVALWNWHNE, encoded by the coding sequence ATGAAGAATGATTTTAAAGAGAAACTTGAAAAATTTGATCGAGGGGATATGTCAGAAGAAGAGAAGCAGGAGTTTGAAAAGGAATTAGAAAAGCAGGAAGCGTCCTGGTTTGAGCCAAGCCTTACAAAAAAACGACAGAAGAAAATTTTACGTGCTGGGAAATGGAAAGCTCGGATCAGTACCGCGTTAACCGCTATCCCCCTCCTTCTATTAGTGTTGATGATTAGCTCCTTTTTGACAAACTTCTATTACTACGGATTCTCCACAGGGCTATCAGAAAAATATAATCGGTCGCAGCGTTTAAGTGATGTGGTTGTTTATTCGGCTTTAATTACTGATCCCTATGCGGAAAAGTACCCTTCTGATACAAAGGTCGGCATGTTTTTTAATATGGATGTAAAGAGGGACTTAAAAAAGATAGTCGGAAAGGAATCCTTTGTCACCGGACAGATGAATGTAAACTTTCTATTTTCAAAAATGGGAATTGCTAACAAAAGTTATTTTGGGAAAGAAGATAACCTTCCAGAATTTCGACATCCCTCATGGCTAAGTGAGAACGAAACAAACTCAGATAACGAATGGGAACGGTTGGATAAGCTTCCTGAAGGAACGGTAACGACTGCGTTTGTTAGCTTCAAACAGTTGATGAGCACAGACGATGTTTTTGAAGCATTTACCGAAAAAGATATGGATTTACTCTGGTTTCCGGTGCATACTCCACAGGCAGAGAACATGGATTTTGCCGTTTTCAATATTGGATTTCCGAATTACCCTTTGTTCCATCATGATGATTGGAGTCTAGAATCAAGAACAGAAGAGCGTTCTTTGTTCGGATCTAGTGTGTCTGAAACAAGGTCTGCCCCAAACTATGTAGAGGGCGACACCGAAATGCTACATGAGCACTTCATCAAAACAATAGATTTCCTAAAAGATTACCAAAAGGAATTTAATGAACTTCAAGTAATACATGGCTTCCAACAACTCGAGGAAATTGCTAGTTATTTGAATGAAAACAACATCACGCACCACGGAGTCGTCCTTACCGGGCCAACCAAAAAAGTTCTCGCTCTTAAAGAAGAAGCGTTTGTAAGCTCGATTATCATCGACGAAGTAGCACTGTGGAACTGGCACAACGAATAA